The region TAGCGAGCTTCTGCGCCACGGGAGGCACCAGGGCTGCAGAGCGAACGCTCACCTTCAGCTCATCCACTAACGGATTTTGCCCCAAATCTTCGGTGGCTCCATCAATGTCTGTTTGCCCTAGATCCTGAAGTAGCTCCTGCCACGCCTGATCTTTGGGTACCACCTCCACCGCCGTTATCTCTGGATACTGTTCGATTGTGGGGCGTAACACCTGTCCAGAAACGCCTGACTCTAAATACAAAGAGATCTCCAGACGTGACCCCATTTGGTTCAGCAGGCCGCTGACCTGCCAAGAGGTTTGTAGACTGACCCCAAACAGAAATAGCAAAACCGTCACTGTACTGATGGCAGCCCAGTTCATCCATCCACCGCGGCGCAGGCCCCGTAAAGTTTCTTGCCCTAAGTAGCCCAGCTTTGTGAGCCAAAGTTTAAACATGGTGAAATCTTACACTTGTTCTTAGGCTGTTTTATCAGCATTCACCATATGCAGCCGCCCATTGTAGATGCGGGCAACAGGTGCCTGAGCTACTTGAATCAAGTGCATGTCGTGGGTCGTAATCACAACGGTAATCCCCAGGTTGTTCAGCTTCTTCAAAATACTGAGAACCTGTAGCGCATTTTCCTGATCGAGATTGCCCGTAGGCTCATCCGCCAGTAGTAATTTTGGGGATCCCACAATCGCGCGGGCAATACTGGCGCGCTGCTGCTCACCCCCCGACAGTTGGCTAGGGAAGCAGTCGGCTCGCTTCTGCAGCCCCACTAGCTTGAGGGTCGGACGCAGGCGACGCTCAATTTCATCGCGGGGGATGCCTTGGGACTTAAGGACAAAGGCAATATTTTCTGTAATCGTCCAGCGTGGAATCAGCTTATAGTCTTGAAACACGACGCCTAGCTGCCGCCTCAGATGCGATAGCCGATTGCCTCTTAGAACGCCAACATTAGTTCCAGCGACTAAGACTTCACCATGATCGGGGCGCTCAGCGCCGTAGACTAGCTTCATCAAAGTTGTTTTCCCAGCCCCAGACGGGCCAGTGACGAACAAAAAGCTGCCTTGCTTGAGGCGCAAATTGACATCAACAAGACCAAACTTTGTTTGAGGATAAACCTTTGTGACTCCTTTGAGATGAACAGTATAGTCCAGTGGAGTTGCCTGAGAGCGAGGGTGTAGAGGCTGCTCTAAGGGTTGAGGGAAGAGGTCAGATCCAGGTAGCAGTGCTCGGGTCATAATTCCTTATCTTAGCTTGACCAATAAAGAACGCCAGGCGAATCGAGGTAGGGCCAGCATCCTGCGCCATCGCCACGGCTCTTGATAGAGACGGTATACCCACTCCAAATTATTGTTGCATAACCAGGCGGGAGCCCGTTGACTGCGCTCAGCCCAGATGTCAAAACTGCCGCCAATGCCCATCCATACCGCGTTGGGGCAGAGATGACGGTGTTGGGCAATCCAGTATTCTTGGCGAGGGACGCCGAGGCCGACAAAAATAAGCTGGGGCTGCAGCTCCTGCAGTTTGTGTAAAAATGGCTCTGTGTCTTCAGGCGTTAAAAAACCATTCTGCGTGCCTAAAATTTGCAGGTTGGGTAATTTCTGCTGCCATTTTTCAGCGGCTTCGCTGGCAACACTAGGTTCGCCCCCGAAGAAAAAGACGGACCACGAAGATTGGGCGGCTTCTTCTAGCATTTGAGCGGCTAACTCAATGCCTGGGCAGCGCTGGATTTGTTCACCGAATAGCTTGAGATAGAGGACGACCCCCGCGCCATCGGGAATCACGAACTCGGCAGCTCGAATAACATCTGCAAGCTGTGGCGTTTCTTGGGCCAGCATCGTCATTTCTGCATTGAGGGTGACCACGTGGGTGCTTTGGCCCTCCGCGATCCGGTTTGCCAGCCATGGCTGATACTCGGGTAAACAATCCACAGGAAAACCTAGGACCGGAAACTTTTTGGGTGGGTCAATGGTAAGCATATAAACGCTTTTACAATACAAACCTGCGGTTGAATTGTGCTGTCAGCGATCGTTAGACCGTAACAGTAGGTTACCCCAGCAAATGATTGCTTCTGTCAGGAACCCTCAACCAGATGTTTA is a window of Acaryochloris thomasi RCC1774 DNA encoding:
- the ftsE gene encoding cell division ATP-binding protein FtsE → MTRALLPGSDLFPQPLEQPLHPRSQATPLDYTVHLKGVTKVYPQTKFGLVDVNLRLKQGSFLFVTGPSGAGKTTLMKLVYGAERPDHGEVLVAGTNVGVLRGNRLSHLRRQLGVVFQDYKLIPRWTITENIAFVLKSQGIPRDEIERRLRPTLKLVGLQKRADCFPSQLSGGEQQRASIARAIVGSPKLLLADEPTGNLDQENALQVLSILKKLNNLGITVVITTHDMHLIQVAQAPVARIYNGRLHMVNADKTA
- a CDS encoding WecB/TagA/CpsF family glycosyltransferase; the encoded protein is MLTIDPPKKFPVLGFPVDCLPEYQPWLANRIAEGQSTHVVTLNAEMTMLAQETPQLADVIRAAEFVIPDGAGVVLYLKLFGEQIQRCPGIELAAQMLEEAAQSSWSVFFFGGEPSVASEAAEKWQQKLPNLQILGTQNGFLTPEDTEPFLHKLQELQPQLIFVGLGVPRQEYWIAQHRHLCPNAVWMGIGGSFDIWAERSQRAPAWLCNNNLEWVYRLYQEPWRWRRMLALPRFAWRSLLVKLR